The Fimbriimonadaceae bacterium nucleotide sequence CACTGCTCGCGGCCAGGATCCCGTAACCCTTGGACTCCAGTCCGAGCACGACGGTCGCGAATGCGGGCAACAGCGCCTCCGCCCCCGAGAAAAAGGTCGCCCAGAAGTCGACCCACATCGCGTGGCGCACGACAGGCGTCCTGTTCACGAACCGCAGTCCGTCGCCGACCAGCCGCAGGACGTCGCCGATGCTCGTCGCCGACGCGACGTCCGGAGCGGGCCTCGGCCCGAGCCGCCAGATGACCGCGAACACGGCGAAGAAGGAGAGGAAGTTCAGCCCATAGGCCAGGCTCAACCCGTTCAGACCGAGGAACCCGTGCGAGGCGATGAGCAACCCCGCCGAAACCGGGCCAAGGACGTCGCTGAGCCGCCAAGCCACCCCGTTCAGGCTCGCCGCGTTCGGGAAGTCTTTGATCGGAACGAGGCTGACCTGGAGCGCTTGGCGGGTGGGACCGTCGAAGGCGCGGGCGACCGCGTTCAGGGCGACCAAAAGGTACAGAGGCGCGACCGACTGGATCCCCGCCGTCGCCGTCGCGAACAGCGCAAGCGAGATTCCGGCCATCGCCGCCTGGGTCACAAGCAGCACCTTGCGGCGGTCCGCCCGGTCCGCGATCACCCCGCCAAAGAGCGCGAACACCAACAAGGGGCCGACCCTCGCCAGGCCCAAAAGCCCGACCATGAGCGAGCTCTGGGTGAGGGCGAAGACTTGCCAGGCGATGGCCCAGGCTTGGATGCTGTTGCCGACGTTCGAGACAAAGGAGCCCGCGAGGTAACTGCGGTAGGTCGCGTGTTTGAGCGCGGGCGGAAGGTGGATAGCGCATTTTGGCGCGGCCCATCAACGGGGCATCCGCCCCTCAGCCCACGAACTTGTATCCGACGCCGCGCACCGTCACCAAGTGGCTGGGCTTGCTCGCGTCGGGCTCGATGCGCTCTCGCAGCCAACGGACGTGGACGTCGACGGTGCGGGGCGAGACATACGACTCCTTCTCCCACACCCGGTCCAGGAGCGTCTCGCGCGAGAAGACTTGGCCGGAGTGCCGGGCCAAGAAGTGCAGCAACGCGAACTCGCGGGGCGAAAAACTCACCGGCTCGCCGTCCACCCACACTTCATGGGTCCGAGGGTCGATCTTCAGTCTGCCGGATTCGATGATCCCGCTGGAGTGATCACCGCTGGACCGGCGGAGCACCGACCGGATCCGCGCCACGAGTTCGGAGAGCGAGAACGGTTTGACGACGTAGTCGTCCGCCCCAAGGTCAAGCCCTTGGACGCGGTCCTCTTCGCTCAAGCGCGCGGTGAGGAAGATGATCGGCACGTTCGAGACGCGGCGCAGCGCCCGGCACAGCTCAAAGCCAGAACGCTGGGGAAGCATGACGTCCAGCAAGATGAGATCTGGCTTGACGAGCTTGAAGAGCCGCATCGCCTCCTCCGCGGTGTCCGCGGAAAAGGTGGTGTAACCTTCTTTCCGAAGCTTGTTCTCGACTGTCTCGAGGATGTTCTGTTCGTCGTCTACGACTAGGATCGTCATGATGTGGCGATGATCTCGACATTGGCGCGAGGTACCGTCACCTCGCGGCCATCATCGAGTCTCGCCGTCAAAACGCGAACCTCTGCCCCGGACTCCACCTGTTGCAGCGTCGCGGGAAGGCCGGTGACCTTGCCCAACTCGCCGAAATACGGTTCACGGATGATCCGGATCGGTGTACCAACCTCCAGAGGGGCACCGCTGGCGGCCAAGTGGCCCGCCCCGGTCAATCCCTCTATTGGCGCTATGAC carries:
- a CDS encoding MFS transporter, whose translation is MHLPPALKHATYRSYLAGSFVSNVGNSIQAWAIAWQVFALTQSSLMVGLLGLARVGPLLVFALFGGVIADRADRRKVLLVTQAAMAGISLALFATATAGIQSVAPLYLLVALNAVARAFDGPTRQALQVSLVPIKDFPNAASLNGVAWRLSDVLGPVSAGLLIASHGFLGLNGLSLAYGLNFLSFFAVFAVIWRLGPRPAPDVASATSIGDVLRLVGDGLRFVNRTPVVRHAMWVDFWATFFSGAEALLPAFATVVLGLESKGYGILAASSAMGALLAASSLAWLPTIRNQGRWVVAMIALFGLATIGFGLAPNLPVACACLACVGAADMVSTVMRQTIRQLATPDELRGRMSATSSLFHISGPQLGDFEAGAVASWVGERASIVIGGFMCMVVAGLWSRAKALVEYEHEPGETTGGAGQSRPAPPA
- a CDS encoding response regulator transcription factor, with the translated sequence MTILVVDDEQNILETVENKLRKEGYTTFSADTAEEAMRLFKLVKPDLILLDVMLPQRSGFELCRALRRVSNVPIIFLTARLSEEDRVQGLDLGADDYVVKPFSLSELVARIRSVLRRSSGDHSSGIIESGRLKIDPRTHEVWVDGEPVSFSPREFALLHFLARHSGQVFSRETLLDRVWEKESYVSPRTVDVHVRWLRERIEPDASKPSHLVTVRGVGYKFVG